CAGGCTTCTTCATTGGTCATGCGGGACTCACGAAAGCGATCGCAGGCCTTTCTCACCGCCTCGACAATTTCGCGCGGGCGTTTTGAACCATCAAGGTAATTGCAAATATCCGGGTCCAATTCCACCGGCTGATAATCGTGGGCCTTACGGTCGTCAGCCGTCATGAACCAACTCAAAGGGGCTTTGCCACAATCGCTGAGGCATTCACCTGACAGGACTCCGGCGGGATAGCGTTTGGCATTTTCCTCGGCACTTTGCAGAGAGTAGGCATCTTTAGTCAATACACCATTTTTTGCGTAGACCATGGAATCTGAAACATAGACAAAGCCATGCTCATGCCGAGTACGCCCCTCGGGAGTCCTGACTTCGAGAGAACCAAAATCACCTGGCTGTTTTTTCTCTCCTGGCTGCAGTTCACGACACAGTGGTGAACGAAGAAAAAAATCCCACTCCTCATCCGACGACTGACGCATAAAGGGCACCACCTTGCCCATCACCAGAGCTAGGTTCCAACAGTTGGGACCACCCACCTCGCTGGAAAGGCCCTGGTACTTTTGCACGTGTTCCGGCAAACAGGAATGGACATTCATCTGACACATTCCCTCTCCGTCTTCCCGGACCGGGGGCACGGTCGAGCAGGACTTCCCTTCTACGACCTGGGTCCAGGCATTGACCTCCTGGAATCGCGCCTCAATCAATCTGCAACTGTCCACCAGCTTGACTTGGCCTTTGTTACCCCGCTGGAAGTAGGGCCCACCCCCCGCCCAAGCGGAAGTGATCAATACGAATATCGAAATGAAGAATAGAAAGGCCCGGTTCATGTCCCTTTTCTATCGGCAAACACAGGCTAAATCTAAAAAAATAGAGGTTTGGTTTTCAGGGTTCCGAGTGGAGACTCGGAACCCTGAAACAGAAATCCTTAAGGACTCAGTGGCAGCACTTTAAAGCGGACGTTACCGACGCTTGAAAGCCCACCATCGCTGATGGCTTGTAGGCTTAAGTCCATGGCCACCTCAGCTGTGGGTGGCACCAAAAAGTCGATGACCACGTTGCAGTTAAAAAGCCACTTACCCGGTCCCGCTTCCCGCGCCGAGCTACAGCCAAAGCGCGAAGTGTCCTTAAGACCTGCCAGATTGCTGAGCATGACCATCTTGGGTTTCATCACCATGCTCCCCGGTTGCTCCACTTCCACTTCAAAGTTAAAGCGGTCGCCGTTGGTGATGTCTTTGACACCAGTGATCGCCCCCAAAAGCGGACGCTGCGGGCGATCCATCACCAGAAGTTTCACATCCTGCTCCTTAATCAACACTGGTTGTGAATTAGAGTAGAGTTGCACCGTCACGGTCAGGCTTCTTGTCTCGCCACTTGTGACAAAACTCACTTCCGGCTGCCAAACCAATTGCCGGGTCGCCTGATCGTAGGCGGCGCCAACCGGCAACTGATTAAAACCAATAGCGTAGTCGCCACCGCCTGGGACCACTCCCCGGATGGTGTAGGCGGACTCAACACCCTCCACGAACACCATGGTGTCGCTGGCCTGCACTTCAAAGCGGTTGTCCTTACACTCACTGGCCTGAGAAGCCAAAGGGGCCACCAGAACCAAAGCTAACAAAATCTGCTTAAGTTGTTTCATGTTTGCCTCCAATTACTTTTCGTCAGCCGGAACAAATTCAACAATTACGGGAGTGTGGTCGGGCGCACCACTGAGATCCACCAACTCCCCAATCACCACTTCATTGGTCTCAGGCGAGTAGGCCCAACCCTGACCAAGAATGCCGGTGGGAATTTCCACCGCATTAAAAAACACCCGAATGGTTTCTACAAGAGGCTGAAGCAACAGGGGAATGCGACGAGAGAGACCGGTCACTGCCTGGGCCATGCGCACCAGATCTTCCCCGTAGGTGGCTGAACACAGAGACGACACCTGGCCGTTGAAACGGCCAATGAGATCTTCAATGCGAGCAGGCGTGGTGTTGCCGTCATCGCGAATACAGTTGGTGGTGTCATTTGAGGGCACCAAAATACCATGAGCACTGGCCATGGAGGGGGACCCCTTCACCGCCAACAACCGATCGGCGACCACTTGAACACCTATGTCGTCTGACTGATCTTCCGCATCTGAAACAAAGACAATCATCAGGTGAGCTTGCTCGCGGATAAAGCCGGCATTGGCCCCATGGCGAATGTCATCACTCAAGGCCGCGGCCAGAGATTTAAAATGGGTTTCAGTGCCCGAGCCACTTGTTCCCACGAGAAGGTTTTCTCGCAAAGTTTTGATTGGGTCGGAAGTCGCGGGTGTGACAAATCCATTGCGGAGAACACCACACCGAGCACCGGTGTAATCACAACTGGTGGTGATGACTCCGACTTGGTAATCTGTAAGAGACTGAATCTGAGCTAAAAACAGATCAATGTTTTGAGCCAGATTGTTTTGATGAGAGCCCATGCTCCCCGAATCGTCGACAACGAACAGAATATCGACCGCTTGCCCGAGATACTCGATTTTTACCTTTCCTGGAAAGCGCATAAGATCAAAGGTCTTACCCTCAATCGTTCCCCACTCGGCTTGGGCAGCTAGAACGCCTCCCAAACTCAGACAAAGCGCAGCTCGGTACATCACCTTGCGCAGCAGATGCATAGATCCCCTCCTGATTGAAATGTGTGTTTCCCCAAGTCGGATCGATCTTAGGAAATGAAGTCCGTTGCTGTAAAGGCTTTGTTCCAATGGTGAGGGGTGGCAAGATCACTTACTGATCCCAAAGTATTTCCTCGAAGTATCGCTCTTACTCGACGATCTTTAAGTCTGCGATACAGGAGTCTGCATTCTTAGTGACACCATCGCTACTATGAAGATCTCTTTTGCTAAATCCAAGAGTGACATGTGGATGGTAAGCCTCAGGGTCGAAATCCTCAGCCTGCCCACCCTTTGCAACATATTGTTCAAGAATCTTCTCGCGGATCTCCAAGAGCTTTTGGCTCTTCACCACCAAAAAGTAAGTCGACAACAATTGGCGAGGCTCAAGTTTTTCTCCCCGCCCTAGGCAGACAAGCTCCAGGTCTGCGGCCTGAATGTCCAATTCCAGGGCAATGCGATTGATCTCCCCTATGGTGAGATGATGTCGCAAAACCTTTTGAAATTCTGGTGGGGTGATCACCGTCACATGGGCTTCCCCACGAGACTTCAAGGCAATATTGAGTTGGGATTCCACTTGTGATTTGAATTCATCCACTGGGGCAAAACGCACATTCATAGCGAGGTAGGGTGTTGAACCCACATGAGGAAGAAAAGCCAGGTCACGATTGTCCAAAACCCGGGCACTGATTGGCCAACGGGGTTTGACCTCGGCCACTGAGAACACCAGGACAGCTAAAACCACCAAAAGCCAAAATCGCCGATTGACCATTGAGCCCCCTCCAAGCCCGGAAATTGCCCTAATTCTGGCCAAGAGGACAAGGCCTCTTTCGCATCTGGTGAGTTTTACTTCATTTTTGCCCCTTCACAGGCCCAGGGGATTTTCATCACTCCGCAAGTTCCCTGATGACGCCTTGCATCTTTTATGATAGGGTGCCTCCACTTTGACATGAGGTTTTTGGAGATAGAGCACTGATGGTGCCCCATCCGCTCCGCCCAAGCATGGGATATATTGAATGATTTCACAGCTTTAGGTGTAAAACTTTCCCTTTCTTCTGCGTTTTATGAGGGGATGGACAATCTTAACCTAAGCCTGCAATTGGGGAATTGTCCTTTATGGCACGCCCTGTTATGTGACTCGCATCGTTAATTGAAACTGAATAGTGGCTCAATTGTCTGACCTGCCCTGGGCAGCTGGATTGCCCCCCCAGGTCTTATCGAGGAGGTAATGATGAAAAAGGGAATTCTCGGTCTGGTGACCTTGTCCCTGGGATCGCTGCTGGCATTTGGCTGCAGCGATACTAAGAAGATGTTGGATAACTCAAATGAACTCACCGCACGCTCGGCCCGAGGGGAAGCCCTGGGACTTGAGCTATCTGAACTCTCACTACTCAAGAGTGGCGAAGAGTCTCGTGAGGACGCTCTTGAGTCGCTGATGGCTACAGATAAACTGGATGTGAAGCTATTTGAGGCTTACTCCTATTTCATGTCTATGCCTTACCAAGTGATCACCACTGGTGATGAAGCTCGACGGGAGTTTCACTACAACATCGCGGTTTCAGAATTCTTCCTGAAGACCATGCCCCTCACTGAGCAACCGGCAGAGTCCCAAGAACCCAACTGGAATCAATTGGCTCTGGCGATTGGTGCGGAAGCCATTAACTTCAACCAGCCCGGAGTTGCCGCTAAGACGGGTCGTCCTGTGTTGAGTTTTGTAAATCTGGTTAAGAAAAGTTTGGAATTGGACCCTAAGGCTTTGACTCGCGGTCAACCCGATTACCTGACTCGCTTGATTAGCAAACAAAAAGAGGTCATTGGCTTTCTCAATCTGCGCATCAACGGCTTGATCCTGTTGGCAGCTCATATGACTGAATTCAAAATGAATGAGGGTGCAGTGGCAGCTCAGGCTCCTTTTTCCATGACTGCCAATGGTGGCGCATTAAGTGAAGCCATCGCCAAAATGGAAAAGGCCAAAGAAGAGATCATGTACATGAAGAGCAAAGGCCTGCCTGTTGTTCTTCACCCCAAGGCACAGCCGCTTGCGGGTATCGCCGGAATGGCCAGCTCTCCAGAGCTTAAGCCCTTGATGGCCAAACTCACTCCTGCCCAGCAGTCGGCCATTGCCGCTTTTGCAGAGTTGGGTGCGGTACTAAAGTAGTCACTTGCTCACCAATTTTCAGAGCACAAAAAAGCCAGGTGTCCCCACCTGGCTTTTTTGGTTCCAGGTCCTATTCGTGGTCACACTGCATCCACTTTTGGTTCCAGGTCCTATTCGTGGTCACACTGCATCTCGCCAGATGACCTTCTATGGGTCTACGTGGAAGACTAATTCTTGGTCTTTACATGAATCCATTAAATGACCTTAGTTGGATGCGGCGTAACCACGAATAGGACCTGGAACCAAAAGTGGATGCAGTGTGACCACGAATAGGACCTGGAACCAAAAAGCTAAAGACACTGGTTCTTGCGCAGCCTGAGCCGACACAACTCCAGAGTGTCACTCATGGCGCAAACACACATCTGATTAGGGTCTCGAGCAGGAACCCGGTTCCCCCCGGTCGCAATAACCTGGCCTTGGTAGCGAACTCGGGTGATCAGATAGAGTTCTTCATGGGCGCGGATGTAACCTGGATCTTTAGCCATCAGTAGATGGTATTTTTGCTTCATCATATAGGCTTGATGAAGTTTGGGAAACTCTTCGGCAGCCTGATTGACCTTGCCTGAATTGCGTAAGTGCCAATAGGACTGGCGATGAAATAGCTTTTCATCCTGTATGAGACGATCGACTTGGGCTTGTTGCCTGACTAATCGGCTCTGGTACTTTTCAATCAAATGTCGCCTTTGGTTTTCCAATCGGTCCAATTGAATGGGAGACAACCGGCGAAGCTGAGAATAGCTGAGTGCAGAAGGCCGTTTGACCTTTGCGAGTGGAGGAAAGGATGCCCCAGGCGAGCGAGGCTTTGGCTTTGATTCGCGAGAGTTCTCGGCCCACTCCCGAGCCGAGCTTGTCGCTGCGGGGTTTGCCTGCCAAGATCTAAATGTTTCACCAGTGGAGGCTGGACGAACACCACCATGGATCGGTGACACTTGATCTCTTTGGACCACAGGGGTCTTTGCCTTAGCGGGGTATCCGATTTCGTCTTCCGCCGCATCCTCAAACCTGGTGGCGGTAGCCACCGCCCCGGCCATTTGGATCCAACGGGCATAGGCCTCTCCCCGTTCACAGGAGGTCATGGAGCCTTCAAATCCACTGGTGTTGCACTTGCCCTTAAGGGCCATGTTTCTCACCTCTGTGCATGTGGTGTAACAAGCACGGGCGATGCGATCGCAGCTCTTCTTTTTTTCTTCCAGCATTGTTCGCCCCTGATTGGTCAATTCGGCAGAGTTGGACAGACCATTGCTGACGGCGATTGATTTTTGTACAACCACTAAGGCATCGATTCTTTTAGAATCACAAGTTTCTAATGCCTCTTGAGTCTGGTGCTCGCATTGGCGCATGGC
This is a stretch of genomic DNA from Pseudobdellovibrionaceae bacterium. It encodes these proteins:
- a CDS encoding VWA domain-containing protein; the protein is MHLLRKVMYRAALCLSLGGVLAAQAEWGTIEGKTFDLMRFPGKVKIEYLGQAVDILFVVDDSGSMGSHQNNLAQNIDLFLAQIQSLTDYQVGVITTSCDYTGARCGVLRNGFVTPATSDPIKTLRENLLVGTSGSGTETHFKSLAAALSDDIRHGANAGFIREQAHLMIVFVSDAEDQSDDIGVQVVADRLLAVKGSPSMASAHGILVPSNDTTNCIRDDGNTTPARIEDLIGRFNGQVSSLCSATYGEDLVRMAQAVTGLSRRIPLLLQPLVETIRVFFNAVEIPTGILGQGWAYSPETNEVVIGELVDLSGAPDHTPVIVEFVPADEK